A stretch of the Nicotiana tabacum cultivar K326 chromosome 6, ASM71507v2, whole genome shotgun sequence genome encodes the following:
- the LOC107812281 gene encoding putative phospholipid-transporting ATPase 4 isoform X2 — MSVIIRDARGQILLLCKGADSINYDRLAKNGRRFEEPTTKHLNDYGEAGLRILMLAYKKLDKKEYSAWNEEFTKAKASIDGDRDIMLERLSDMMEKDLILVGITAVEDKLQKGVPQCIDKLAQAGLKIWVLTGDKMETAINIGLLRQGMRQICVATMNADSVERSSER, encoded by the exons ATGTCTGTTATTATTCGGGATGCGCGGGGCCAGATTCTTCTCTTGTGTAAAGGAGCAGACAG CATCAACTATGATAGATTAGCAAAGAATGGAAGGAGATTTGAGGAACCTACCACAAAGCATTTAAATGATTATGGGGAAGCAGGGTTGCGTATTCTCATGCTTGCCTACAAAAAGCTGGATAAGAAAGAGTACTCTGCATGGAATGAAgagtttactaaagcaaaagcTTCAATCGATGGTGATAGAGATATCATGCTTGAAcgtctatctgatatgatggaaaagGATTTGATCCTTGTTGGTATTACAGCTGTGGAGGATAAACTACAGAAGGGA GTTCCTCAGTGTATAGATAAGCTGGCCCAAGCTGGTCTCAAGATATGGGTTCTGACAGGTGACAAGATGGAAACAGCCATCAACATAGG TCTACTTCGGCAAGGGATGAGACAAATATGCGTAGCGACTATGAATGCAGACTCGGTGGAACGAAGCTCTGAACGG TGA